One window of the Pseudofrankia sp. DC12 genome contains the following:
- the egtD gene encoding L-histidine N(alpha)-methyltransferase, protein MVPTQLSDTGNRRVAVHLTAADRATQLAADVLHGLTATPKELPPKWFYDEAGGQLFDEITRLPEYYPTRRERAILTEHAAEIAAFSRADTLVELGSGTSEKTQLLLNALGDTGTLHRFVPFDVDEAVLRHVVETMATTRPALRVNALVGDFDHHLGQLPRAEARLVAFLGSTIGNMRPDERQVFLARLRATASAGDVLLLGTDLVKSPARLVAAYDDAAGVTAAFNANVLKVVNRELDGDLDPDGFAHLAVWDPDAEWIEMRLRSRHTQKARIGALDLTVPFDEDEQLRTEISAKFRRDGIEKELATAGWGMTHWWTDPDGDFAVSLSVPA, encoded by the coding sequence ATGGTTCCCACCCAGCTGAGCGACACCGGCAACCGTCGCGTAGCGGTCCATCTGACCGCCGCCGACCGGGCCACCCAGCTCGCCGCCGACGTGCTGCACGGCCTCACCGCGACACCCAAAGAGCTGCCGCCGAAATGGTTCTATGACGAGGCCGGTGGCCAGCTGTTCGACGAGATCACGCGGCTGCCCGAGTACTACCCGACGCGGCGCGAGCGGGCGATCCTCACCGAGCACGCCGCTGAGATCGCCGCGTTCTCCCGGGCGGACACCCTCGTCGAGCTGGGCTCGGGCACGTCGGAGAAGACCCAGCTGCTGCTGAACGCGCTGGGCGACACGGGAACGCTGCACCGGTTCGTCCCCTTCGACGTCGACGAGGCCGTCCTGCGCCACGTCGTCGAGACCATGGCCACGACCCGCCCGGCGCTGCGGGTGAACGCGCTGGTCGGCGACTTCGACCACCATCTGGGCCAGCTGCCGCGGGCCGAGGCCCGGCTGGTCGCGTTCCTGGGCAGCACGATCGGCAACATGCGCCCGGACGAACGGCAGGTCTTCCTGGCCCGGCTGCGGGCCACTGCCTCGGCCGGCGACGTGCTGCTGCTCGGCACCGACCTGGTGAAGAGCCCGGCCCGGCTGGTCGCGGCCTACGACGATGCCGCCGGGGTGACGGCGGCCTTCAACGCCAACGTCCTGAAGGTGGTCAACCGCGAGCTGGACGGCGACCTCGACCCGGATGGCTTCGCGCACCTCGCCGTGTGGGATCCGGACGCCGAGTGGATCGAGATGCGGCTACGCTCCCGCCACACCCAGAAGGCCCGGATCGGCGCGCTCGACCTCACCGTCCCGTTCGACGAGGACGAGCAGCTACGGACCGAGATCAGCGCGAAGTTCCGCCGCGACGGGATCGAGAAGGAGCTCGCCACCGCCGGGTGGGGCATGACCCACTGGTGGACGGACCCCGACGGCGACTTCGCCGTCAGCCTCTCGGTCCCGGCCTGA
- the egtA gene encoding ergothioneine biosynthesis glutamate--cysteine ligase EgtA, translating into MARRQTPDVSTRPVDDLGDVVERPADVHGFAERTMLADTAVGRVGIETEWFVVDGHSPDRPVAPERTRAALGGLDPDLPGGSRITFEPGGQFELSGPPLALPAAMRAMSADLTAVRLRLADDGLLLAGLGADPLRTPRRLLTHSRYAAMEEFFQTGGFPAGPVMMCSTAALQVNLEAGPKAGWDDRWWLAHTLGPVLVAMFASSPVLAGRPTGRVSSRQGVWSDIDSTRTRPVAAAGEPPTPGGPAEQWARYLLDARLMLVRDGDGRHIPVLDGSTFGDWVAGAGPVRRRPTLDDLSYHASTVFPPVRPRGWLELRYVDAQSAALWPVAVTVTAALLDDPLAADTARDACAGVAGQWAEAAALGLAQPDLRRAALRCVMAVVEAAARLGLSPAQTAAVADFADTFVRRGRCPADAALAAWRTGGATAVLMDATTCVDVPQPS; encoded by the coding sequence ATGGCACGACGGCAGACGCCGGACGTCTCGACGCGTCCGGTGGACGACCTCGGCGATGTGGTCGAGCGGCCCGCCGACGTCCACGGCTTCGCCGAGCGGACGATGCTCGCCGATACGGCCGTGGGCCGGGTCGGGATCGAGACCGAATGGTTCGTGGTCGACGGTCACTCCCCCGACCGACCCGTCGCGCCGGAACGGACCCGGGCGGCGCTGGGCGGCCTCGATCCGGACCTTCCCGGCGGCAGCCGGATCACCTTCGAGCCGGGCGGCCAGTTCGAGCTCTCCGGCCCGCCACTCGCGCTTCCCGCGGCGATGCGGGCGATGTCCGCCGACCTGACCGCCGTGCGGCTCCGCCTCGCTGACGACGGGCTGCTGCTGGCCGGCCTCGGCGCCGACCCGCTGCGTACACCCCGGCGGCTGCTCACCCACAGTCGCTACGCGGCGATGGAGGAGTTCTTCCAGACCGGCGGGTTCCCCGCCGGCCCGGTGATGATGTGCTCGACCGCGGCGCTGCAGGTCAACCTGGAGGCAGGCCCGAAGGCGGGCTGGGACGACCGATGGTGGCTCGCGCACACGCTGGGGCCGGTGCTGGTGGCGATGTTCGCCTCGTCGCCGGTCCTCGCGGGCCGGCCGACCGGCCGCGTGTCGTCCCGCCAGGGCGTCTGGTCGGATATCGACTCCACCCGGACCAGGCCTGTCGCCGCCGCCGGAGAACCACCCACGCCGGGCGGCCCGGCCGAACAGTGGGCCCGCTACCTGCTCGACGCCCGGCTGATGCTGGTTCGTGACGGCGACGGCCGCCACATCCCAGTCCTCGACGGCTCGACCTTCGGCGACTGGGTGGCGGGCGCCGGCCCGGTGCGCCGCCGCCCGACCCTCGACGACCTGTCCTACCACGCGAGCACGGTCTTCCCGCCGGTGCGGCCCCGCGGCTGGCTGGAGCTTCGCTACGTCGACGCCCAGTCGGCGGCGTTGTGGCCGGTCGCGGTCACGGTCACCGCGGCGCTGCTCGACGACCCGCTGGCCGCCGACACCGCCCGCGATGCCTGCGCGGGCGTGGCCGGCCAGTGGGCCGAGGCGGCGGCGCTCGGCCTCGCCCAGCCCGACCTGCGCAGGGCGGCGCTGCGATGTGTGATGGCCGTGGTCGAGGCGGCCGCGCGGCTGGGCCTGTCCCCGGCCCAGACGGCCGCGGTCGCAGACTTCGCCGACACGTTCGTGCGGCGGGGGCGGTGCCCCGCCGACGCCGCGCTCGCCGCCTGGCGGACCGGCGGCGCGACGGCCGTACTGATGGACGCGACGACCTGCGTGGACGTACCGCAACCGAGCTAG